From the genome of Deferribacteraceae bacterium V6Fe1:
CAATTACTATGTGATTACCTTCGTGGTAAGCATTAAGCCATACTGTGCCCTTTTTAGGTTTACCCTTTTTAACCCTTTCCTCAGGGGATTCAACCCCATGGTCAACGGCGTTTCTAATCATATGTATTAAAGGGTCACCAATTTCTTCTACCACAGATTTATCAAGCTCAGTATCTTCACCGGCAATGACAAGCTCTATCTCTTTATTTAAATCTCTGCATAAGTCTCTTACCATTCGTGGAAATTTGTTAAACACTTTTCCAATTGGCACCATTCTGGTTTTCATAACTGCAAGCTGTAGTTCAGTAGTGATTAGACCAATCTGTGAGGTAGTTTCCGCAAGCTGTTCGATTATAAAATCACCTTCGTATTTCTTCTCAAGCTCTACTGCAAGCTGTGTGATTCTGTTTCTACTCAAAACGAGCTCCCCAACCAGATTCATAAGGGAGTCAAGTCTTGAAACATCAACCCTGATAGTTTGTTCTATGGCCTTTGTGACTTTTTTAATTTGTGAAGGCTTGTTAACATTTTTTTTAGACTCTTTAGTTTTATCAGGCTGCTCTTGAGGTTTTACTGAAGAGGGGGCAACAAGTTTCCCCTCATTAGCTAACTTTAATTTTTTTACGGTTTCATCTATTGACGCTGTATCGGAATTATTTTTTATATCATCCATTAGCTGTTTGACTACATCGACAAATTCAAGCAAGACATCCATTATCTCTTTTGTTACAGCCATTTCACCTTTACGAAGCTTATTTAATATCTCTTCGGCGTGGTGAGTTACCGTTGCCATTTTGTCAAAGCCCAGAAATGAAGATGAACCTTTGATAGTATGAGCACACCTGAAGATCCCATTTAGTAAATCAAGATCATTTTTTCTATGTTCAAGCTCTACAAGGTCTTGGTCTAATTTTTCTATAAGTTCTTCTGATTCGACAATAAAATCGTTAACCAGATCTTGCATATCATCAAAGCTCATACTTGCCTCCTTTAATTACCAAACTCTTTCAAAAGAGCGTCAACTATATCTTGGTCGTTCAAGATTTCATCTATATTTCCGGCTCTGTTTAGAGTATTTATGTCAATTTTGTTATCTTTTAATCCAAGTTTAATAACAAGCTCACCCACTTTTCTTTCTAAAACTTTTATTATCCTTATAAGTTTATCAATTTTTTGCTTGGAAATATCCTGAAATTCCAATGTGGCAATCATATCAAATGAGACATCTTGCCCTTCAATTGTCTTATCTAATATTCTATCTATAACTCCAAGGGCATGTTCAAAATCACCTGAATGGACATAATCTTTCAAAAGCTTAATGTTTTCTTTTACTTCATCTAAGATAAAATTAATGTTATCAGATAGATTTAATATCTCTTCCGATGCTTTTTTTGTATCATTTATAACTTCAGTTAATACTTTTTCAAATAATGGCAAATCATCAAAAGAATCTTCCATTGTATTGCTTACTTCGGAAAGTTTTTTTACAGCGTCACTGAAATATTTTGCTATTTCAAAAAGCTCACTTTCAGGATTAATGGAAATATTTGTTATATCGTATTCGCCACTGTTAATTTTTTTGGCTATTTCAATAAGTTCGCCAATATCTTTTAGCTCTTCAGCCATAATTAAAGTCCCAATAGCTTAAATACTTTCTCCTGTAAAATATCTGGAGTAAAAGGCTTTACTACGTAGTTATTGACTCCGCTTTTAAGGGCTGTAAGTATGTCTTCTTTTGCAGCTTCTGTGGTGACCATTAAAATAGGTATCTCCTTGTACTGATCTTTAGCTCTTAAAGTTTTTACAAAAGTAAGCCCATCCATCTCAGGCATATTCCAGTCAGTAATGATTAAGTCTACATTGTTTTGTGCTAAAACTTCCAGTGCTTCAATACCGTTGCCGGCTTCCAATATATTTGAAAAACCGATTTTTATAAGTGTATTTTTTATAATACGTCTCATTGTGGATGAATCATCAACAGTAATGATTTTGTGGTTGTAGGCCATTATTTCCTCCTTGGAAAAACTTGTATTTGTCTAATTATAACTAAAATATTCAAATTTTAAATATAAATTTTATGCATCCCTTAATTTTTTTAATCTTTCTTCGCGGCTGATAATCTCTTTTATCCTGATTCCAAAGAATCCGTCTACAATAACTACTTCACCCCTTGCAATCGGCTTGTTATTTACCAGTAGCTCTATAGGCTCATCAGCATAATTGTCAAGCTCAATAATATTACCTGGGCCTATCCCCACAATATCTTTCAAAAACATTTTTGTAGAGCCTATCCTTACACTGACAGGGATTTCAACATCAAGAAGCATTTCAATATTTCCGTCATAAGACTGCGCAAAGCTATTTGATGATTTTTTAGGAGTGTCCTCAAATCCGGGCATTTCATCAAAATCAAAATCGTTATCTTGTGTATTCTCTTGTTCTTTACCCAAAATATTTTTTATTGAATCTGAAATAACCAGTTGGTAAACCTCTTCATTATTATCGTATGAAATTTTATAGTTTTGAACTAACAAATCACTATCAATTGTTATTTTTTCTATTTTTTCAACTTTAGTAACTTCAAATGAAATTTTAGTCCCAAATTTTTCTTGAAATGGGACATTTACCGCTGATACCCCTTGTGATGCAAGCTCTTTTACTGCATCTATTAAATCAGGATTCAAATCATCTGCCCCGTTCCCTTCACCCATAAGCATAATGTCAGCAAAAGCCGTTATTAATTTAATATCAAATATTAACAGTCCGTTGACACTGTTTCCTTTATCACTGAAATATATTCCTGCCTTCCCTTTACTTTCATTCTCAACTGTTTCAGCATCCGATTCAAAAATATCCGCAACCTCATAAATTAGAGGCTTACTTATTATCGTGCCTACACTGTTTGAAAATACTTCCCCAAATAAGTCAAAAAATTTGTAAAGGTTACTATCTCTGTTCGGTTGTAATTGATTTTTCACTGCTTAACTCCGCAATAATCTTTTTTATTTTTATCCCTTTTTTCACTCCCACAATACCGGGCTCTCCAAGAAAACTTTCCAAGTTGTTAACATTTATCTTAATATCTTGATTTGACTTTCTATCAAGTACAACCACATCGTCAGTAGCAAGGTCAAGGATTTCTTGAACTAACAGGGTTGTTTTACCAAGCTCAGCATAGACAGGAATTTTAATTTCTTGCAATAGCTCAATAATTTTACTTTCGTGCTGTCCACCTTTCATCTTTTTGGCTCCGATAAGCCAATCTTGAGAGTTTATTTTACCAAGTATAGGCTCTAAAGTAATTGCAGGCAGACATAAATTTATCATACCGGTAACTTCTCCGAATTTCACCTCAAATACTACAAGTACGACCACTTCGTTTTGAGCAACAATTTGGACAACTTGAGGACTGTTTTCACTTATTTCTCTTTTAAATTTGATGTTAGGGATAATTTGTTTCCATATATCTTCAAGCTCATTAAGTATCAGAGCAATAACACTTTGTATAATATTTTGTTCTAAAGATGTCATTTCGCGAATTTTATATAAAGGCTGACCTGGACCTCCTAATAGCTTATCAACTATAGGGAAAACGATAGATGGATTTATTTCAAGAACGGCATTTCCTTCGAGCGGTATCATACTTATTACATTAAAGCTTGTTGGGTCAGGTAGTGACATTAGAAATTCACCATAGGTCATTTGGTCTACACTTACCAAATTTATATCTGTTATTGTCCTTAAGTAGTTTGAAAATACGGAGCTGAAGTTTCTGGCAAATTTATCGTGTAAGTTTCTGATAGAGCGCAACTGTTCTTTTGAGACTCTGTCAGGTCTTCTAAAATCATAGACGGATACTTTTTTAGGGACATAGCTTAAAGTATCTTCCTGTTTTTCTTCGATACCGTCTACAGCAACTGTCGATAGTAGAGCATCAATTTCTTCTTGGCTTAAAATATCTGCCACATAGACTCCTTAATGTTAATTTACTTGCAGTAGTTGACAATGGTATCAGCAATAGATTCAAGGGGCACAACTTCATCTGCAATACCAGCTTCAACTACAGCTCTTGGCATACCGTAAACTACGCATGTTTCTTGATTTTGAGCTATAACAGCACCACCCAAACCTTTTAACTTTTGCAAACCTTTCAATCCGTCACTTCCCATACCGGTCATTATTACTCCTAAAGCATCCCGTCCAAAATTTTCTGAAACGGACTCCACCATAATATCCACACTTGGAATGTGTAACATATTAGATGGCTCATTAGTCACATCTGTATAATAATTCGTCCCAATTTTTTTAATCTTTAGATGAAATCCACCTTTTGCAATGTAAACTGTATTTGGTTCAAGTTTTTCTTTTCCTTGAGCTTCAACAACCGTAAGTTGACTAAGCGTATTTAGCCTGTTTGCAAGGGAAGCTGTAAAATTAGGTGGCATATGTTGGACAACCAGTACAGGCTTGTTTAATGATGACGGAAGCAGCGGTATAACCTTTTGCAAAGACTGGGGACCACCCGTTGAGGTGCCAATAGCTACTATTCTTTTATTACCGCTACCGGCTTTTACAGCAGTAGGTGTAAATGTAGTTTTAGGCTGTATTGATTGTTTCGGTTTAGCAGTTGGTATTCTAAAATGTTTTTTCGTTGCAAATTGTCTAATTTTTTCGATAATTTGATCTTCCAGCTTCATTACACCGAAACTTGCAAATGACTTATCTTTTGTCAGAAAGTCAACTGCACCAAGTTCAAGCGCTTTTATAGTGGCTTCAGCCCCTTCGGAAGTAAGTGAACTTACCATAATAACAGAAGTAGGGCATTTTGACATAATTTGACTTAGAGCCTCAAGTCCATCCATAATAGGCATTTCAATATCAAGGGTGATAACATCAGGTCTTAACTTTTCGGCAAGCTCGACAGCCTCTTTACCATTTCTTCCAAAACCAACAATTTGTATGTCAGGTGCTTTTTGTAACATGTTTTCAATCGCTTTTCTCATAAAAGCGGAATCATCGACTACAAGCAGTCTAATTGCCATAGAATGCTCCTTTCAATCTTTTTTTCAGTTTTGCCACAGCTGCTGAATGTATTTGCGAAGTTCTCGATTCGGTTATATTTAATACTTCACCTATTTCTTTCATTGTAAGCTCTTCATAATAATATAATGTAATTACAGCTTTTTCTTTTTCGTTAAGCTTGTCAATTGCATCTGATAATAAACCTATAAGCTCTTCTTTTTCAATAGCTTCTTCAGGATTTAGAAAAGTTCCTTTTATAAAGTCTACCAGGTCTGTTTCATTATCATCCCCTACAGAGTTGTTTAGACTAATAACCTGGTTGTTTTCAAGAACTTGTAACAAGTTAAAAACTTCATCAAGTTCCATATTAGTATATTCTGCAAGCTCTTCTGCGTTAGGTTTTCTTCCTAATTTAGTAGAAAGTTCAGCTATCTTTGTTTCAAGAGATTTTACTTTTGTTCTAAGGTTTCTCGGTAAGACATCCATTTGCCTCAGGGCGTCTAAAATTGCCCCTTTAATCCTTCTTTCAGCAAATGCTTTAAATTCAACATTTCTTGACTTATCAAATCGTTTAAAGCTTTCAACCAGTCCCAGACATGCGGCTGAATAAAGTTCGTCAAGGTCTACCGATGAGGGTAAAGTTTGGGAGATTCTGATTACCCAGCTTTTTATTTTAGGGATAAACTCTTCAGCGAGAGTATTTTGGTCTTCAGCGGAAATTTTATCTAAATATTTGTCATAACCTGTCACAGAAGCTTCCTGTATGTATTAAAAATATCTTCAATATAGCCAAAAATAATTTTTGACACAATGTAAACTACTATAAAGAGAATAAAATCTTTTACAATGTATTCAAAATTAATTTCAAAATATACGATATATTTATACAAAAAAGAAACAATAAATGCGATAGAGGCCACAAGAAAAGCAA
Proteins encoded in this window:
- a CDS encoding response regulator, whose product is MAYNHKIITVDDSSTMRRIIKNTLIKIGFSNILEAGNGIEALEVLAQNNVDLIITDWNMPEMDGLTFVKTLRAKDQYKEIPILMVTTEAAKEDILTALKSGVNNYVVKPFTPDILQEKVFKLLGL
- the fliM gene encoding flagellar motor switch protein FliM, whose amino-acid sequence is MADILSQEEIDALLSTVAVDGIEEKQEDTLSYVPKKVSVYDFRRPDRVSKEQLRSIRNLHDKFARNFSSVFSNYLRTITDINLVSVDQMTYGEFLMSLPDPTSFNVISMIPLEGNAVLEINPSIVFPIVDKLLGGPGQPLYKIREMTSLEQNIIQSVIALILNELEDIWKQIIPNIKFKREISENSPQVVQIVAQNEVVVLVVFEVKFGEVTGMINLCLPAITLEPILGKINSQDWLIGAKKMKGGQHESKIIELLQEIKIPVYAELGKTTLLVQEILDLATDDVVVLDRKSNQDIKINVNNLESFLGEPGIVGVKKGIKIKKIIAELSSEKSITTEQR
- a CDS encoding protein phosphatase CheZ, with amino-acid sequence MAEELKDIGELIEIAKKINSGEYDITNISINPESELFEIAKYFSDAVKKLSEVSNTMEDSFDDLPLFEKVLTEVINDTKKASEEILNLSDNINFILDEVKENIKLLKDYVHSGDFEHALGVIDRILDKTIEGQDVSFDMIATLEFQDISKQKIDKLIRIIKVLERKVGELVIKLGLKDNKIDINTLNRAGNIDEILNDQDIVDALLKEFGN
- a CDS encoding FliA/WhiG family RNA polymerase sigma factor gives rise to the protein MTGYDKYLDKISAEDQNTLAEEFIPKIKSWVIRISQTLPSSVDLDELYSAACLGLVESFKRFDKSRNVEFKAFAERRIKGAILDALRQMDVLPRNLRTKVKSLETKIAELSTKLGRKPNAEELAEYTNMELDEVFNLLQVLENNQVISLNNSVGDDNETDLVDFIKGTFLNPEEAIEKEELIGLLSDAIDKLNEKEKAVITLYYYEELTMKEIGEVLNITESRTSQIHSAAVAKLKKRLKGAFYGN
- the fliN gene encoding flagellar motor switch protein FliN; translated protein: MKNQLQPNRDSNLYKFFDLFGEVFSNSVGTIISKPLIYEVADIFESDAETVENESKGKAGIYFSDKGNSVNGLLIFDIKLITAFADIMLMGEGNGADDLNPDLIDAVKELASQGVSAVNVPFQEKFGTKISFEVTKVEKIEKITIDSDLLVQNYKISYDNNEEVYQLVISDSIKNILGKEQENTQDNDFDFDEMPGFEDTPKKSSNSFAQSYDGNIEMLLDVEIPVSVRIGSTKMFLKDIVGIGPGNIIELDNYADEPIELLVNNKPIARGEVVIVDGFFGIRIKEIISREERLKKLRDA
- a CDS encoding chemotaxis response regulator protein-glutamate methylesterase, whose protein sequence is MAIRLLVVDDSAFMRKAIENMLQKAPDIQIVGFGRNGKEAVELAEKLRPDVITLDIEMPIMDGLEALSQIMSKCPTSVIMVSSLTSEGAEATIKALELGAVDFLTKDKSFASFGVMKLEDQIIEKIRQFATKKHFRIPTAKPKQSIQPKTTFTPTAVKAGSGNKRIVAIGTSTGGPQSLQKVIPLLPSSLNKPVLVVQHMPPNFTASLANRLNTLSQLTVVEAQGKEKLEPNTVYIAKGGFHLKIKKIGTNYYTDVTNEPSNMLHIPSVDIMVESVSENFGRDALGVIMTGMGSDGLKGLQKLKGLGGAVIAQNQETCVVYGMPRAVVEAGIADEVVPLESIADTIVNYCK